From one Mytilus edulis chromosome 1, xbMytEdul2.2, whole genome shotgun sequence genomic stretch:
- the LOC139483216 gene encoding store-operated calcium entry regulator STIMATE-like: MINNTNMSINPNHTVLAGEEPVNPGNGFHYHCSTGDLMGPLGLLVQGLLAFLAFSSLIAKRYCEPRYERRPWRIWFFDTSKQAFGAFLIHFANVFLADISKGGDPCTWYVVSFLLDSTIGLVVIYIGLKITQFIVDRYKCESLKFGEYGNPPKCNAFIGQCGLYILVMIVEKILMTLLISFHFWKDVRKFIMSPVKDPHVELVIVMFIIPLVVNAFIFWVVDNFLKRKIKGTKTIYVTEHDPSVTYHRRQEKAHSYNKIERSEESDLLASTDEEIDIRHRSSSTDHLLS; the protein is encoded by the exons ATGATAAATAATACCAATATGAGCATCAACCCAAACCACACTGTTCTGGCTGGAGAAGAACCAGTGAATCCTGGCAATGGGTTCCACTATCACTGCTCCACAGGAGATCTAATGGGTCCACTAGGACTACTGGTGCAAGGACTGTTAGCCTTTCTTGCCTTTTCATCATTAATAG CAAAGAGGTATTGTGAACCAAGATATGAAAGGAGGCCATGGAGAATTTg gttttttgATACATCCAAGCAAGCTTTTGGAGCATTTTTGATCCACTTTGCTAATGTTTTTCTAGCAGATATTTCCAAAGGGGGTGATCCTTGTACTTG GTATGTTGTCAGTTTCCTGTTGGATTCTACCATTGGATTGGTTGTCATTTATATTGGTCTCAAAATCACACAATTTATTGTTGATAGATATAAATGTGAATCACTGAAGTTTGGAGAGTATG GAAATCCTCCAAAATGCAATGCATTTATTGGTCAATGTGGACTGTATATTTTGGTTATGATAGTAGAAAAGATATTAATGACACTGCTGATTTCATTTCACTTCTGGAAGGAT GTTAGAAAGTTTATAATGTCACCTGTCAAAGATCCTCATGTAGAATTAGTCATAGTTATGTTTATTATACCGTTAGTAGTTAAT gCTTTTATATTTTGGGTGGTTGATAATTTCTTGAAGCGAAAAATAAAGGGGACAAAAACCATTTATGTCACAGAACATGATCCTTCAGTCACTTATCATAGACGACAAGAAAAAGCTCACTCTTATAACAAGATAGAAAGGTCAGAGGAATCAGACTTACTAGCCTCCACAGATGAAGAAATAGACATAAGACACAGGTCTTCTTCAACTGACCATCTGCTGTCTTGA
- the LOC139483224 gene encoding uncharacterized protein, translating to MTTMEGKFNLHFVVAIFIIANPGAVGAHLCSAITNIDCRHPSLNARVCFCRCLNVKINREYLEVTFSPCEKLLQKCIFYKLWFEIWFQDEEEQFIGSTEVYINHKIENRSEIFPLYELTNSLHHTLKLNKRYTVSIQPRCTSCDDFCEFMPDMEIPPAVVTSPVSIERDDSRKLLYLAVVMSVFVVIMIAVIASILVCRHKKTNQDSPLNNIHTQYSSVGKETSLNKSTKIINIISLNSDKVSIGELISFIPTSVFKIEVLHPAAFVVETPAGYSFHDNLLENRTNIFILNNSVVQDMLGSCNTNGPISNLCLILINKVMRDEDLYPSTYFMSFEQDLELLILNFDTLNVFKSILQKFVDLSGTSKESINKFNNFLNRIEGNELIDI from the exons ATGACAACGATGGAAGGAAAATTCAACTTGCATTTTGTTGTTGCTATATTTATAATTGCTAATCCTGGAG CTGTCGGAGCTCATTTATGCTCAGCAATAACCAACATTGACTGTCGGCACCCTAGCTTAAATGCAAGAG TGTGTTTCTGCAGATGTTTGAATGTTAAAATCAACAGAGAATATTTGGAAGTTACATTCTCACCTTGTGAAAAACTTTTGCAAAAGTGTATTTTCTATAAACTATGgtttgaaatttggtttcaagatGAAGAGGAACAATTCATAGGCAGTACAGAGGTCtacattaatcataaaattgaaaacaGATCAGAG ATATTTCCATTGTACGAGTTGACAAATTCACTTCATCATACACTGAAATTGAACAAACGGTACACAGTATCG ATTCAACCAAGATGTACCAGTTGTGATGATTTCTGTGAATTCATGCCGGATATGG aaatACCACCGGCTGTGGTAACAAGTCCCGTCAGTATCGAACGTGACGATTCAAGAAAATTGTTGTATCTAGCAGTTGTTATGAGCGTTTTTGTTGTGATAATGATCGCAGTTATTGCTTCGATTTTGGTCTGCAGACACAAGAAGACTAATCAAGATTCACCACTGAACAACATACATACCCAGTATTCGAGTGTGGGAAAAGAAACCAGCTTAAACAAATCTACAAAGATCATTAATATCATATCATTGAATTCTGACAAGGTATCAATTGGCGAGTTAATATCATTCATACCTACCAGTGTTTTCAAGATTGAAGTATTACATCCTGCAGCCTTTGTCGTAGAAACTCCAGCCGGATACTCATTTCACGACAATCTGTTGGAAAATAGAACAAACATATTCATCCTTAATAACAGTGTAGTACAAGATATGTTAGGGAGTTGCAATACTAATGGACCTATATCAAACTTATGTTTAATCTTAATAAACAAGGTAATGAGAGATGAAGATCTTTATCCTTCTACATATTTTATGTCGTTCGAACAGGATTTGGAGCTACTAATTCTTAATTTTGACACTTTGAATGTTTTCAAGAGCATTTTACAGAAATTTGTTGATCTTTCTGGTACATCTAAAGAAAGTattaataaatttaataactttttaaatcGAATAGAAGGCAATGAATTAATCGACatttaa